From Halomarina ordinaria:
GAACGCGGCCATCTTCCGCCCGAGGATCTGGACGGCGCCCGACCGCGAGATGCCCGTGCTGAGGATGAGCATCGCGAGCACCGTGACGGTCGCCTCGTTCGAGAACCCCGAGATTCCCTCCTCGGGGGAGATCTGCGTCCACGGTTCCAGCAGGATGAGCAGCACCATCAGGACGATGGCGGTGACGTCGACGGGGAGGAGTTCCGTGGTGAACAACACGAGCGCGAGGAGGACGACGCCGAAGACGACGACCATCTCCGCGGTGAGCGGCGGTACCTGCCCGCCGCTCTGCACCACCGTGCTCAGCATATACCGATAACGTACACGCAACGAATCATAAACGCTCGCATGGCGTAGCCGCGGTGCTCTCGACGGCGGTCGGTCGAGCGGACGGCGTCAGGAGAGGTGGTCGAAGACGCGTTCGGTGATGGTCTCGCCGACGAGCGAGCAGAGGTCCTCGTTGTCGGCGAGGACGCTGAAGAGACCGAGCGGGAGCGTCCCGCCCGCCATGTCGCGGTGGCCGCCGGCGCTCCCCACGTCGTCGAACGCGCGGTGCAGGAGTTTGCCGACGTCGACCCGCGAGTCCCGCGAGCGCGCGCTGAGGTGGACGGTGTCGCCGACGACGCCGAAGACGACGGTCGTCGTCACCCCTTCGAGGTTGAGGAGGTGGTCGGCCGCCTGGGGGAGCGCGTCGCGCTCGGCGGTCAGGCCGACGTTCGAGACGAGCACCGACCCCCGGACGTCGCGGTTGCGCGTCGCCTCGGCGATGGAGTCGAGCGTCGTCGGCGTGAACAGCGAGTCCGAGAGCTGTCTGAGCACGTCGAGGTCGGCGCGTGGGTGGAGGTACTCGGCGGCGGCGTACTCGGCCTCGGTGACGCCGCGCATGAACTCGAGGGTCTCGCGACGGATGCCGAACAGCAGGCCGGTGGCGACGCGCTCGTCGACCGCGACGTCCGCCTCGCAGAGGTACTCGGTGAGGATGGAGGCCGTCGCGCCGACCGCCTCGCGGTGGTCGACGAACGCCCCCGAGACGTCGTCGACCGGGTGGTGGTCGATGACGATGTCCGGCGTGTACTCGTCGGTGACGGGGTTGTTGACGCCGGGGAGCGAGTGATCGACGAACGCGACGAGTTCGGCCGCCGCGAGGCGGTCGGGGTCGTACTCGACCGCGTCGATGGCGAGGAGGTTCACCATCGCGCGGTTCTGCTGGTGGGTTATCTCCCCCGCGTAGAGGACGACGACGTCGCTGACGCCGCAGGCCTCCGCGAGCGACTGGAGCGCGAGCGCGCTCCCGAGGCAGTCCGGGTCGGGGTTGTTGTGACAGACGATGGCGAGCGAGTCGTGCCCGTCGAGCAGGTCGAACAGTACGTCCACCACGTCGGCGGGCCCGTCGCCGAGGTCGGACGCGGCGGCCTCGTTGACCACCGTCTGTGTGCGTGAGGATTCAGTCATGCCGACCTCCGTGGCTAGGGGCCACGGGACCGCGAAGTAAAGGCCTGCTGGTCCGCCCGTGCGAGAGTCACGGCAGGACCGGTTTCGCGTCACGACAGTCAGCGAGCGACGACGGGGGCGACCGTCAGCAGAAGTTCTGCGTGACGTAGACGGCCGTCACGGGCCCTTCCCGGTCGAACGCGACGCCGATGCCCTCGCGGCGCCAGTGGTCCGACAGCAGGTTCTCGCGGTGGCCGGGCGACTCCAGCCAGCCCTCGACGGCCCGCTCGGCGATGCTCTCGACGTCCTCCGAGGCGGCGGCGAAGCGGAGCATGAAGAGGTTCTCGCCGGCCGTGGCGTAGCGAAACAGCCCCGTCGGCGCCCGGCAGTCGTAGCCGAAACGGTCGTAGCGGTCGCCGACGGTCTCCCCGTCGGGTGACTCGTGGGCGAAGTACTCCCGCCGCGCCATGTCGGCGCTGTGGTAGCGTGCGACCGCCCGCAGGTCGGTGTCGAAGTCGAGCGCGTCGAGGTCACGCCCGGTGCGTGCCGCGTTCGTCTCCGCGTGGACGCGCCGTTCGAGCGCGTTCGGGTCGATGCCGGCCACCCGCTCCGGGGTCGGCACGCTCGGGGGCTCGCTCGACCCCTCGGAGGTGGCGGGGTCGGGGCCGCCGAGGTCGGGGAGGGGCGGGACGTCGGCCCCGTCGACGCCGAGACAGCCGGCGAGGAGGGCAGACCCCGCACCGGCGAGTGACGCGAGGAACCGTCGCCGGTCCACGCGGGTCACGGCCGGTCGTCGCGGTCCCACCACTCCAGCCACTCGGCGAGCGTCGCGCGCACCCCGGCGGTCCGGACCCGGACGGTGCCGTCGAAGCGCCAGGTGGCGTGGGGGGTCTCCGGGCCCATCGCGAGGGGGACGTCCACGGCGAGGTCCTCGAAGGCCGCCTCTATCTCCTCTTCGCCGTCGATGTTAGCGTCCATCACCTCCTCGACGACGTCGAGCCAGGAGGGGGTTCGCTGGCCGGCACCGTCGGACCGCCGCCGGGGTGGGGCGTCGTCCTGTTCCATGAGCGGTGTAGGAGGGCCACACCGATATGTCTCACCCGTCGCGGCTGACCGGTTGCGCCGGGGGGTCGTCGGTGTCGAACGGCGACGTGTCGGGTACCGGCCCGGGGAGCGCCGCACGGTTTTTCCGCCGGTGACGTGTTACGACAGGGCATGGGACCCTCGCGCGGCGCGGTCGAACGCGTCCGCATCCAGATCGACCGCTCGGAAGCGGGGTGGTGGCTCGTCGCCGCGTTCGTCGCGGGGATGTTGCTGCTCGTCGGCTACCGGTTCGTCGGGACGCTCGTCGTCGGACTGTTCGCGTACTACGCGGCGCGGCCGGTCGACCGGCGCCTCGACCGACACCTCGGGGGGACGAAGGCGGCCGTCGTGACGCTGGTCGTCATCGTCGTCCCCTTCCTCGTGATGCTCGGGGGCCTCGTCGCGGCCGTCGTCCAGCAACTCCAGGCGCTCGGTCTGCTCGACGTCAGCCAGTACGCCCGGTACGTCCAGCCGTACCTCGACGTCTCGGCGTCGCTGAACGAACCGGAGCAGCTGTACGAACGGGCGCGCCGGCTGTGGGACGAGCCGGTCGTCCAGCGGGGGCTGGACACCGTCCTCGGCGTCGTCGGGACGCTCGGGAGCCTCTTCCTCCACACGACGCTCGTGCTCGCGTTCGTCTTCTACCTCCTGCGCGACGACGAGGACCTCGCTGCGTGGTTCAACGAGGAGGTGGCCGAGCGCGGGTCGACGCTCGACCGCTACCTCCGGAGCGTCGACGAGGGGCTCTCGGGGGCGTACTTCGGCCAGATGCTCACCGTCTTCGTCGTGATGCTCGTCGCGGCCGTCGTCTACTCCGCGCTCAACGTCGTCTCGCCGACGGGTGTGTTCATCCCCCAGCCGGTCCTCCTCGCCGTGCTGACCGGGCTGGCGACGTTCGTCCCGCTCATCGGACGCGGCATCGTCTACACCCTGGTGCTCGCCGTGCTCGTCGTCCAGGTCGTCAGGAGCGGGTCGTACGTCGCCCTCTGGTTCCCCGGACTCTACTACCTCGTGACGTTCTTCGGCATCGACTCGCTCATCCGCTACTTCGTCCGGCCGTACCTCTCCGGGCGCTCGCTGCACACGGGGCTGATGCTGTTCGCGTACCTGCTGGGGGCGGCCCTCTTCGGCTGGTACGGCGTCTTCTTCGCGCCGCTGGCGCTCGTCGGTGCCCTGGAGTTCGTCCGCATCGTCTTCCCGGCCCTGCTGGCCGGCGAACTCGGCGAGGGCGGGAGAGGGCTCCGGGAGGACCCGTCGACCGCCCCCGACCGCCACACGCCGTCACCGACGGGGGAGGACGACACGACGACGCCGACCGACTGAGCCCGCCCGTTCTCCGGTGCGGTCGCTGGTGCGGGTCGCGTCCGTCGGGAGGTGCGGGTCAGTCGGAGAAGGCGCGGATGGAACGTTGTGGTGACTCGACGGTGGCGGTGTCGTAGGTGGAGCGACGGACCGAGACGGTCCCGTCGGCCGTCACGGTCAGGAGGTAGTCGCGGTACTCGAACGTGACGTTCAGGTCGCCGAGCGGCGACGCACAGAGTTCGTCGAGCGCGTCGGCGTCGATGACGTCGTTCAGTGGTGGGTCGAGTGAGAGGGGGTCGGCCCCCTCGAGGTCCGCGATGCGTTCCACGATGGCGACGCTCGGGCGTATCGAGTCCGACCGCTGTCGATGATTCATACACGCGGCATACGGGAGAAGGCGTCAATAAACACGCTGTCAATATGTATTGGACGTTGCAGACGCCGGGAACGGCGAGTACGGGAATCAGCGCCGCCGGGCGAGGAGCGCACCCGCGAGCAGGGCGGCCGCGAGCGCCGCGCCGACCGTGAAGCCCGGTCCCTCGGCGGAACTCTCCTCGTCGTCGGCGCGCTCCACGTCCGGCCCGGAGGCGTTCTCGGTCCCCTCGGCGGCCTCGTCGCCGGACGTCGAGCGGTTCGGTTCGGTCGCGGTGTCGTTCGACCCCGTCCCGTTCGCGTCCGCTTCGTCGTCCGCCCCGTCGGTGCTCCCGTTCGCCGCCGCGTCGTCGGTCTCGTCGGGCTCGTTCGCGTCCCCGGTGTCGTTCGTCGCCGACTCGTCCGTCGAGGAGTCGTTTCCGGCTCTCTCGTCCGCCGCGGGCGCGTCGGTCGCGTTCCCGTCCGTCACGGCGCCGTCGGAACCGTTCGCGTCCGTGGTGTCGTTTCCGGTGGCGTCGGAGTCGTTCGACGCGCCGTCGTCACCGCCGCCCGCCCCCGGGACGACGAAGTCGGCGGTCGTCTCGCCGCCGGACTCCCAGCCGACGGTGGCCGTGCGCCCCTCGACCCCCAGCGTGACGGAACTCCCGTTGCCGGCGACGTCGTCGGGCGAGACGGAGAGGGCGTACTCGCCGTCGCCGTCCGTGACGTCCGCGGCGACCACCGAGCCGTTGTGTCGGGCCTCGATGACCTGTCCCTCGGCGACGCTCCCGTCCTCGTACAGCACCGTCCCGCTGTATCGGTGCGGGGAGGCGGCCGTCGTGACCGCCGGGACGACCGCGCCCGCGACGACCAGCACCAGGACGACGGTGACCGCGCCGCGCAACCAGCCTCGACCGCGCGTGGATGTCTCGCTCATGATAGTGAATCGGTCCGCGCGGACGACGGTCCGCGCGCTCGACGCGAGGCAGGACGTGACCGACCATGAACGGTCCGGTTCCATCGTAGCCACAACGATTATTAGCCCGCTTCGTTCCGGCGCCGATGCGTTTTAGCCGCCGAGCGCGAACCCCCCGATATGTCGCCGTTCGAACGCCGAACGCGGGCCTGTCGGGAACGCCTCGACGCCCGTGGCGCCGACGCCCTCGTCCTGTTCCCCAGTCGCAACCTCTACTACCTCACCGGGTTCAGCGAGACGCCCGGCGAACGCCACCTGCTGTTCGTCCTCCCGCGCGAGGGCACCCCGACCGTCCTCGTCCCGGAACTGTACGGCGAGCAGGTGCGCGAGGCGACGTGGGTCGAGGACGTGCGCACCTGGGCGGACGACGAGGACCCGCGCGCGCGACTCGGCGAGGTGGTCGACGACGAGTGGACGTCGGTACTCGTCGACGACACGATGTGGGCGCGCTTCACGCAGGACCTCCGCGCGCTCCTCCCGGAGGCGACGTTCGGACTGGCGAGCGAGGCCCTCGCCCCGCTCCGACTCCGCAAGGACGACGCCGAACGCGACGCCCTCCGGCGGGCCGGTCAGGTCGCCGACGAGGTGGTCGAGGAGGTGCGCGCGCTCGGGAGCGAGGCGGTCGGGATGACCGAGGACGACCTCGCCCGCGAGATAGCGCGCCGTCTCGACGCGGCCGGCGGGAGCGGCGTCTCCTTCGAACCGCTCGTCGGGTCCGGCCCGAACGGCGCGAAACCCCACCACGCTCACGGGACGCGTCGCATCGAGGCGGGCGACCCCGTCGTCCTCGACTTCGGGACGGTGGTCGACGAGTACCCGAGCGACCAGACGCGTACCGTCGTCTTCGACGGCGAACCGGGCGCGCGGTTCCGCGAGGTCCACGAGGTGGTCAGGGAGGCGCAGGCGGCCGCGGTGGCCGCCGTCGCGCCGGGTGTCACGGCGGCGAGCGTCGACGCCGCCGCCCGCGACGTCGTCGAGGCCGCGGGCTACGGCGAGCGGTTCATCCACCGGACGGGCCACGGCGTCGGCCTGGACGTCCACGAGGGACCGTACGTCGTCGCCGGCAACGACCGCGAACTGGAACCCGGGATGGTGTTCAGCGTCGAACCCGGCGTCTACCTCCCCGGCGAGTTCGGCGTCCGCATCGAGGACCTCGTCTGCGTGACCGAGGACGGCTGTGAACGGCTGAACCACACCGACCGCGGCTGGCGCTGTCCGTAGCGACGCCGTCGAACGGTACTCGTGCTGTCAGCGGTCCTGATGCTACCGTGTAAGTGACAATGAACTCCCGAAACAGGTGCGAATAACAGAGTAGTAGCTAGTCAGTAGTTACCGATGGACATGACAGCCACAACAGCACCACGAGCGCGACTCGTCGTCGCAGTCACCAGTATCGTCGTCCTCTCGACGCTCCTGACGGGGGTCTCGGGCCTCCCGGCACAGGACGGGACGGGACCGACCGCCATCGACGCGTGTACCGTCGTCGACGAACCCGGCGAGTACGTCCTCACGGGGAATCTCGTCGCAGGAGATGACGAAGCATGTCTCGTGGTCGACGCGACCGGAGCGGTCAGCATCGACGGAGCGGGTTACAGCGTCACCGGCGGCATCGACGGGTCTGGGACCGACGATGACCCGTCGGTCGACCCAGATGCGCGCGAGCTCGTTCTCGACGTGCGCGACCTGACCGTCGACACGATTCGCTACCCGGGCGGTGAAGGCGGCGGCGGTGGCGGCGCGTCGGGGACGCTGGAGAACGTCACCGTCGAGACGCTGGCCGTCGCCAGCGCGGAGGACTGGACCGTCCAGTCGAGTCACGTGACCGACCCCATCATCGGACTCTACGCCGGAGACGTCACCATCCGCGACAGCACGTTCGAGGGACGCGTGGCGTTCGACGAGAACACCGCGCGGTTCACCGTCGTGAACAACACGTTCGCCGAACCCGTCCTGTTCTGGGAGCAGTTGTTCGACAGCTACGTCGCCGAGAACACGTTCCGCGGCAGTCTCGACCTGTTCTCCGCCGGTGGTCCGTCGACGAACAACACCATCGAGAACAACGAGTTCGCCGTCGACGGCGACGATGTCGCCGGCATCGAGGAAGGCGCACTCGTCTTCGAGGGCGGCGACGACAACCTCGTTCGGAACAACACCATCACCGTCACCGGCGGCGTCGGGGGCGACGACCCCACGCTCCGGAGCAACGGCGTGTTCATCAACGGCGAGCGGAACGTCGTCACCGGCAACACCATCTCGGGGGCTGGCAACGGCATCTACCTCTACTGGGCTGCCGACAACGAAATCAGCGAGAACACCATCACGGGCAACGACGCGGGAATCCTGTTCCGCGTCGCGTCCGCCACCGCAACGGACAACCGCATCACCGACAACCGCCTCGGCGTCGAGGTCACAGACGAGCGCATCGACGAGGTCACCTTCGAGCGAAACGACCTCGCGAACAACACCGAGTTCGGGGTCTCCAACGCGGCTCCCGAGGGTGCCGTCTTCGACGCGCGGAACAACAGCTGGGGCGACGCCTCCGGCCCGTCGAGCGCCCCCGCGAACGACAGCGACGTGCCCTTCGCTGACCCCGTGACCGGCGCGCTCGCTGACGGTGCGGGTTCCGCGGTTAGTGAGGGCGAGGACCCCGGCGTCTCGAACGTCCGCTTCGACCCGTTCGTCGGCGGCGACGACGGACCGACGGACCCGGAACCCGAACCCGAACCCGAACCCGAACCCGAACCCGAACCCGAACCCGAACCCGAACCCGTCGACGGGCCGTACTACCAGGTCGACTTCGCTGTCGGTCCCGTCATCGAACAGTTCGGGTCACCAGACAGCGACGGGTTCTACTCGGACCAATCGCGCCTGATTCGCTTCCTGCACGGGAGCGCGGAGACGCCCGTGGAGCGAAGCGGCGCGCCCTCGACGCTCACCGACGAGCGCGCCGCCTGCGTGGACGTCGAGTCGTTCGACGTGGAGGACGACAGTGCGGTCGTCCGGTTCACCGTCGAGTCCGGGTGCGGCGACGACTACTCGCTCGTCAGCTACGAGAAGCCGGGCGCCGGGTGGAGTCGCGCCACCGCGGCGGAGCAGTCGCTCCACGACAGCACGACCAGCGAACTCTACCCCGGCGAACACGAACTCCGCGTCTCCCTGCCGGTGAACGGGACCGCAGAGTGAGCGCGTCGTGAACGGCCCGACCGGCGCGGCGCGCCGGTCGGGCGTCCCCTCCAGGGAGGGGCCTCGAACCACTCTCGCGGGTCGGACAGCAGACGTGGAACTGCTCGCCGTCGTGTTCGACCTGCGTCTCCATCGACTGTTCTTCGAGCGTCTCGTCACAGGCGACACACTCGGGCATGGCGTGCCTCGTTCTCGTGGTTCGCGCCCCGGTCCGGTGCCTTCCCTCGCCGGGAGTCCGTGAGCACGGTGAACGGGACGTCGTCGGAGGCACGCGCGGGCCCGAGGGTTTTCCTCCGTGCCCGGCCATACCCACCTATGGCGAACACCATCGGCTGGTCGCTGTTCAGTTCCGGTATCGTGACGCTGTTGCTCGTCTGGCTGCCGGGGGACTCGCTGTACTGGGGCATCGGGTTGCTCGTCGTCGGCCTGCTGTTGCTCTCGCGGCGGCTCTGAGCCGGAAAGCGTGGGGTGAGAGAGGGGGGTTAGCGCTCGTTCACCTCCAGCACCTTGCCGGCCGCGATGGTCTGGCCCATGTCGCGCACGGCGAAGCTCCCGAGCTCGGGAATCTCCGAGGACGGCTCGATGCTGAGCGGCCGCTGCGGACGCAGGGTGACGATGGCGGCGTCCCCGCTCTCGATGAAGTCCGGGTTCTCCTCTTCGACCTCGCCGCTGGCCGGGTCGAGTTTCTGGTCCAGCGAATCGAACGTGCAGGCCACCTGCGCCGTGTGGGCGTGGACGACCGGCGTGTACCCCGCGGTGATGACCGACGGGTGTTGCATCACGACGACCTGGGCCTGGAACGTCTCGGCGACGCTCGGCGGGTCCTCGGCGGGACCACAGACGTCGCCGCGGCGGATGTCGTTCTTCCCGATGCCGCGGACGTTGAACCCGACGTTGTCGCCCGGTCCCGCTTGCGGGACCTCCTCGTGGTGCATCTCGACGGTCTTGACCTCGCCGCTCACGTCCGAGGGCTGGAACGAGACGTTCATGCCCGGTTCGAGCGTGCCGGTCTCGACCCGTCCGACCGGTACCGTCCCGATGCCCGAGATGGTGTAGACGTCCTGGATGGGCAGGCGTAGCGGCGCGTCCGTGGGCGGTTGCGGTTCGGGGAGGTCGTCGAGCGCCTCCAGGATGATGGGGCCGTCGTACCACGACATGCTGCCCGTCCGTTCCGCGATGTTGTCGCCCTCGAACGCCGAACACGGGATGAAACTCGCGTCGTCGGTCCGGAAGCGGACCTGTTCGAGCAGGGTCTTCACGTCGTCGACCACCTCCCGGTACCGGTCCTCCTCGTAGTCGACGAGGTCCATCTTGTTGACGGCGACGATGAGTTCGCCGATGCCGAGCGTCCGTGCCAGGAAGACGTGCTCCTGGGTCTGGGGCTGGACGCCGTCGTCGACGGCGACGACGAGGACGGCGTGGTCGGCCTGGCTCGCCCCGGTGATCATGTTCTTCACGAAGTCGCGGTGGCCGGGCGTGTCCACGATGGTGAAGTAGTACTCGTCGGTGTCGAAGCGCTGGTGGGCGATGTCGATGGTGACCCCGCGCTCGCGCTCCTCGGCGAGGTTGTCCATCACGTAGGCGAACTCGAAGCCGCCCTTGCCCTTCTCCTGTGCCTCCTCCCGGTACTGCTCGATGACGTGCTCGGGGACGCTTCCCGTCTCGAAGAGCAACCGTCCGACGAGCGTGCTCTTCCCGTGGTCGACGTGGCCGATGATGGCGAGGTTCTGGTGTGGCTTGTCGCTCATAGTCTCTCCTCTCGCGGGCGGTCCCGCTAGTCAGTACCACACGTTTCGAGCGCGGGGGCAAAACGGTTGTGCAGGTGACACGAGTGGTCCGTCGAACGGAGTGTCACGATACGGGAGAGCACTCCGCACGAGAGGGGAGGACTCGTCACGCGGGGTCGTTCGGCATACATGCGCTGGCAAGCACGGTTTACAACAGGCGCCCACGAGTCCCCCGGGACACTATGGACATCGCAGACGTCGCGACGCAGGAGACGGTCGAGGTCACCCCGGAGACGCGACTCGGACAGGTCCGTTCGTCGCTCGAGGAACCGACGGTCGGCGGCGTACTCGTCGTGGAGGACGACGAGTGCGTCGGTGTCGTCACGCCGACGGAGGCGCTCCGGTCGCAACTGGACGACGACGCGTCGGCCTCGCGGCTGGCGAAACCGGTCCCGCACGTCGAGCGCACCCGGAACGTCCGGGACGTCGCCCGCCTCATGGTCGAGAACGAGACGCGCGTCGCCCCGGTCGTCGAGGGCGACTCGCTGTGGGGGAGCGTCACGGCCGACGACCTGCTGGGGGCGGTCACGGAACACCTCGACGTCCTCGACGTGGGGGAGGTCCGGACGACCGAGGTCGTGAGCGTCACGGAGGACGACACCCTCGGCGAGGCGGTCAACCTGATGCGCGAGAACGGCGTCTCGCGCCTCCCGGTCGTCGAGGACGACGGGACGCTTTCGGGGGTGCTCACCACGAGCGACCTCGTCGAGTTCGTCGTCCGCGAGGGCGACCAGCCCGGCAAGGGCCAGCGCGTCGCCGGCGACGAGGCGCTGCTCGACCTGCCCGTCTACGACGCCATGACGCCGAAGACGCTGACGACGACGCCCGAGGCGACGGTCCAGGAGGCCGTCGAAACCATGCTGGAGGAGGACACGGACGGCCTCGTCGTCTCGCCCGAGTACGCCGAACTCGTCGCGGGCGTCGTCACGAAGACGGACGTCCTGCGCGCGCTCAGCTACACCGAGGACGACCACCTCGACGTCCAGATAACGAACGTCGGCCTCCTGCGGACGACGTCC
This genomic window contains:
- a CDS encoding HalOD1 output domain-containing protein, translating into MNHRQRSDSIRPSVAIVERIADLEGADPLSLDPPLNDVIDADALDELCASPLGDLNVTFEYRDYLLTVTADGTVSVRRSTYDTATVESPQRSIRAFSD
- a CDS encoding CBS domain-containing protein, with amino-acid sequence MDIADVATQETVEVTPETRLGQVRSSLEEPTVGGVLVVEDDECVGVVTPTEALRSQLDDDASASRLAKPVPHVERTRNVRDVARLMVENETRVAPVVEGDSLWGSVTADDLLGAVTEHLDVLDVGEVRTTEVVSVTEDDTLGEAVNLMRENGVSRLPVVEDDGTLSGVLTTSDLVEFVVREGDQPGKGQRVAGDEALLDLPVYDAMTPKTLTTTPEATVQEAVETMLEEDTDGLVVSPEYAELVAGVVTKTDVLRALSYTEDDHLDVQITNVGLLRTTSREDVAARIEEVVDKHREMDVQHVHIRFSEHDEEFRGTNLVRCQVRLRSDEGSLAGTGESFGADEALSLALDRLERNVLEAKGRRDDEEYRGQLLRKLGEL
- a CDS encoding CAP domain-containing protein, whose amino-acid sequence is MTRVDRRRFLASLAGAGSALLAGCLGVDGADVPPLPDLGGPDPATSEGSSEPPSVPTPERVAGIDPNALERRVHAETNAARTGRDLDALDFDTDLRAVARYHSADMARREYFAHESPDGETVGDRYDRFGYDCRAPTGLFRYATAGENLFMLRFAAASEDVESIAERAVEGWLESPGHRENLLSDHWRREGIGVAFDREGPVTAVYVTQNFC
- the tuf gene encoding translation elongation factor EF-1 subunit alpha; amino-acid sequence: MSDKPHQNLAIIGHVDHGKSTLVGRLLFETGSVPEHVIEQYREEAQEKGKGGFEFAYVMDNLAEERERGVTIDIAHQRFDTDEYYFTIVDTPGHRDFVKNMITGASQADHAVLVVAVDDGVQPQTQEHVFLARTLGIGELIVAVNKMDLVDYEEDRYREVVDDVKTLLEQVRFRTDDASFIPCSAFEGDNIAERTGSMSWYDGPIILEALDDLPEPQPPTDAPLRLPIQDVYTISGIGTVPVGRVETGTLEPGMNVSFQPSDVSGEVKTVEMHHEEVPQAGPGDNVGFNVRGIGKNDIRRGDVCGPAEDPPSVAETFQAQVVVMQHPSVITAGYTPVVHAHTAQVACTFDSLDQKLDPASGEVEEENPDFIESGDAAIVTLRPQRPLSIEPSSEIPELGSFAVRDMGQTIAAGKVLEVNER
- a CDS encoding AI-2E family transporter: MGPSRGAVERVRIQIDRSEAGWWLVAAFVAGMLLLVGYRFVGTLVVGLFAYYAARPVDRRLDRHLGGTKAAVVTLVVIVVPFLVMLGGLVAAVVQQLQALGLLDVSQYARYVQPYLDVSASLNEPEQLYERARRLWDEPVVQRGLDTVLGVVGTLGSLFLHTTLVLAFVFYLLRDDEDLAAWFNEEVAERGSTLDRYLRSVDEGLSGAYFGQMLTVFVVMLVAAVVYSALNVVSPTGVFIPQPVLLAVLTGLATFVPLIGRGIVYTLVLAVLVVQVVRSGSYVALWFPGLYYLVTFFGIDSLIRYFVRPYLSGRSLHTGLMLFAYLLGAALFGWYGVFFAPLALVGALEFVRIVFPALLAGELGEGGRGLREDPSTAPDRHTPSPTGEDDTTTPTD
- a CDS encoding DHH family phosphoesterase, with translation MTESSRTQTVVNEAAASDLGDGPADVVDVLFDLLDGHDSLAIVCHNNPDPDCLGSALALQSLAEACGVSDVVVLYAGEITHQQNRAMVNLLAIDAVEYDPDRLAAAELVAFVDHSLPGVNNPVTDEYTPDIVIDHHPVDDVSGAFVDHREAVGATASILTEYLCEADVAVDERVATGLLFGIRRETLEFMRGVTEAEYAAAEYLHPRADLDVLRQLSDSLFTPTTLDSIAEATRNRDVRGSVLVSNVGLTAERDALPQAADHLLNLEGVTTTVVFGVVGDTVHLSARSRDSRVDVGKLLHRAFDDVGSAGGHRDMAGGTLPLGLFSVLADNEDLCSLVGETITERVFDHLS
- a CDS encoding M24 family metallopeptidase, translated to MSPFERRTRACRERLDARGADALVLFPSRNLYYLTGFSETPGERHLLFVLPREGTPTVLVPELYGEQVREATWVEDVRTWADDEDPRARLGEVVDDEWTSVLVDDTMWARFTQDLRALLPEATFGLASEALAPLRLRKDDAERDALRRAGQVADEVVEEVRALGSEAVGMTEDDLAREIARRLDAAGGSGVSFEPLVGSGPNGAKPHHAHGTRRIEAGDPVVLDFGTVVDEYPSDQTRTVVFDGEPGARFREVHEVVREAQAAAVAAVAPGVTAASVDAAARDVVEAAGYGERFIHRTGHGVGLDVHEGPYVVAGNDRELEPGMVFSVEPGVYLPGEFGVRIEDLVCVTEDGCERLNHTDRGWRCP
- a CDS encoding PGF-CTERM sorting domain-containing protein; the protein is MSETSTRGRGWLRGAVTVVLVLVVAGAVVPAVTTAASPHRYSGTVLYEDGSVAEGQVIEARHNGSVVAADVTDGDGEYALSVSPDDVAGNGSSVTLGVEGRTATVGWESGGETTADFVVPGAGGGDDGASNDSDATGNDTTDANGSDGAVTDGNATDAPAADERAGNDSSTDESATNDTGDANEPDETDDAAANGSTDGADDEADANGTGSNDTATEPNRSTSGDEAAEGTENASGPDVERADDEESSAEGPGFTVGAALAAALLAGALLARRR
- a CDS encoding right-handed parallel beta-helix repeat-containing protein — its product is MTATTAPRARLVVAVTSIVVLSTLLTGVSGLPAQDGTGPTAIDACTVVDEPGEYVLTGNLVAGDDEACLVVDATGAVSIDGAGYSVTGGIDGSGTDDDPSVDPDARELVLDVRDLTVDTIRYPGGEGGGGGGASGTLENVTVETLAVASAEDWTVQSSHVTDPIIGLYAGDVTIRDSTFEGRVAFDENTARFTVVNNTFAEPVLFWEQLFDSYVAENTFRGSLDLFSAGGPSTNNTIENNEFAVDGDDVAGIEEGALVFEGGDDNLVRNNTITVTGGVGGDDPTLRSNGVFINGERNVVTGNTISGAGNGIYLYWAADNEISENTITGNDAGILFRVASATATDNRITDNRLGVEVTDERIDEVTFERNDLANNTEFGVSNAAPEGAVFDARNNSWGDASGPSSAPANDSDVPFADPVTGALADGAGSAVSEGEDPGVSNVRFDPFVGGDDGPTDPEPEPEPEPEPEPEPEPEPEPVDGPYYQVDFAVGPVIEQFGSPDSDGFYSDQSRLIRFLHGSAETPVERSGAPSTLTDERAACVDVESFDVEDDSAVVRFTVESGCGDDYSLVSYEKPGAGWSRATAAEQSLHDSTTSELYPGEHELRVSLPVNGTAE